A window of Microcystis aeruginosa FD4 contains these coding sequences:
- a CDS encoding alpha/beta fold hydrolase, with amino-acid sequence MNTAALTTRQNWQWQGNSIHYVQAGTRVAGKPPLLLVHGFGASTDHWRKNLQGLASEWEVWAIDLLGFGRSAKPDLVYSGSLWQQQLKDFIKEVVGQPTVLAGNSLGGYASLCVAANHSENVRGLILLNSAGPFSDTESNRQPNLAQKLLRSILLQPWASYLLFLYTRQPKTIRKTLEKVYLDRSAITEQLIEDIRRPSLDAGAAKVFASVFKSPRGENVDILLQKLSCPLLMLWGEGDPWMNTRERGAKFRQYYPSLTEYYLTAGHCPHDEIPTEVNRLISDWLKSL; translated from the coding sequence ATGAATACAGCTGCTCTGACGACAAGGCAAAATTGGCAATGGCAAGGAAATTCTATACACTATGTGCAAGCGGGTACTAGAGTTGCGGGAAAACCCCCATTACTATTAGTCCACGGTTTTGGCGCTTCTACCGACCATTGGCGAAAAAATCTGCAAGGTTTAGCCTCAGAATGGGAGGTATGGGCGATCGATCTGTTAGGATTTGGTAGATCAGCTAAACCGGATCTGGTCTATAGTGGCAGTCTTTGGCAGCAACAATTAAAAGATTTTATCAAGGAAGTTGTGGGCCAACCGACGGTTTTAGCGGGTAATTCTCTGGGGGGTTACGCTTCTCTCTGTGTGGCTGCTAATCACTCTGAGAATGTTCGGGGATTAATTCTCCTCAATAGCGCAGGTCCCTTTAGCGATACAGAAAGCAATCGTCAGCCTAACTTAGCACAAAAATTACTGCGATCGATCTTGCTGCAACCTTGGGCCAGTTATCTCTTATTTCTCTATACCCGTCAACCAAAAACTATCCGCAAAACCCTAGAGAAAGTATATCTCGATCGCAGTGCCATTACTGAGCAGTTAATAGAAGATATCCGTCGTCCTTCCCTGGATGCGGGAGCAGCCAAAGTTTTTGCTTCTGTGTTTAAATCTCCCCGGGGGGAAAATGTGGATATTCTCCTGCAAAAGTTAAGTTGTCCCCTGTTGATGTTATGGGGTGAAGGGGACCCTTGGATGAATACTAGGGAACGCGGGGCCAAATTCCGTCAATACTATCCTTCTCTGACAGAATATTATCTCACTGCTGGTCATTGTCCCCACGATGAAATTCCCACAGAGGTTAACCGGTTGATTAGTGATTGGTTGAAAAGCTTATAG